From one Synechocystis sp. PCC 6803 substr. PCC-P genomic stretch:
- a CDS encoding FAD-dependent oxidoreductase: protein MITYCRRTVAAIFLAIFSWPIAPGQTAPPRPVDKTVECEILIVGGGLAGTATAYEGLLAGKNVCMTELTDWVGGQLTSQGTAALDERPTQTDKLFYPRGYLELRQRIKDFYGVQNPGKCWVSRSSCFLPKDGHDILMAMLEDAEKKGQGTLQWFPNTVIKELVLAPTALGEAGEEIIQAIAIQHQPAPNAPPLNSQFLSQTIEDSYRYEDSEQFTKTIINFTAPQSNQGRTAQWLVVEATETGELIGLADVPYRVGVDPRTYLDPSSSSVEGFAYCTQGFTYTFAMEATTEPQPQPEPDFYQRFTPYYSYDQSRFDFDALFTYRRIWSPDGLGIFEPATPNQPKNRFGVSPTQPGEISMQNWLPGNDYTPGTPRDNFVYTREQLQQTGQLEPGGWLGGLRTESLANGEKIALGFYHWLVAGTTDAKLGDNVKTPNPNNRLLKGLDSPMGTEHGLSKFPYIREGRRIIGRPDFIYPNGFEINETDISRQDFKDDFYRENLSPRDYRRLHAELAGIDGLDVLDGSLSPDAVERRQRATMYPDSVGIGHYNIDFHPCYLEYPVEKPGNIERPGERQAHTPSYPFQIPLRAMIPQRVDNLLVVGKTIATSHIAAAAYRVHSFEWSSGAAAGIVAADALQNDYLPYQLVNQTALIANQKLLQLRRKIDSTGNPTAFPNTSIFTSFENWK from the coding sequence ATGATTACCTACTGCCGCCGAACTGTTGCGGCTATTTTTCTGGCAATTTTTTCCTGGCCGATCGCCCCTGGGCAAACTGCTCCTCCCAGGCCAGTGGACAAGACAGTGGAGTGCGAAATTTTGATAGTGGGGGGTGGATTAGCCGGCACAGCAACGGCCTATGAAGGTCTGTTGGCGGGGAAAAATGTTTGCATGACGGAGCTGACGGATTGGGTGGGGGGTCAACTTACTTCCCAGGGCACCGCCGCCCTCGATGAACGGCCAACCCAAACGGATAAGTTGTTTTATCCCCGGGGTTATCTGGAGCTACGGCAACGGATTAAGGATTTCTACGGTGTGCAAAATCCCGGCAAATGCTGGGTAAGCCGCTCTTCTTGTTTCCTACCCAAGGATGGCCATGACATTCTGATGGCAATGCTGGAGGATGCAGAAAAGAAAGGCCAGGGCACTCTGCAATGGTTTCCTAACACGGTTATCAAAGAATTAGTCTTAGCCCCCACCGCCCTTGGGGAAGCAGGAGAAGAAATTATTCAGGCGATCGCCATTCAGCACCAACCGGCTCCCAACGCCCCACCGTTGAACAGTCAGTTTTTATCCCAGACCATTGAAGATAGTTACCGCTACGAAGATTCGGAGCAATTCACTAAAACTATCATTAACTTCACTGCGCCCCAAAGTAACCAGGGTAGAACAGCCCAATGGTTGGTGGTGGAAGCTACGGAAACCGGGGAATTAATTGGTTTAGCAGATGTGCCCTACCGGGTAGGAGTGGATCCCCGCACCTATCTTGATCCCTCCTCTTCTAGTGTGGAAGGCTTTGCCTACTGTACCCAGGGCTTCACCTACACCTTTGCCATGGAGGCCACCACCGAGCCCCAACCCCAACCAGAGCCGGATTTTTACCAAAGATTTACTCCCTATTACAGCTACGACCAATCCCGGTTTGATTTTGATGCGCTGTTTACCTATCGACGCATTTGGAGTCCCGATGGGCTAGGTATTTTTGAGCCTGCTACCCCTAACCAACCGAAAAATCGCTTTGGGGTTAGTCCCACCCAGCCAGGGGAAATTTCCATGCAAAACTGGTTGCCGGGAAACGATTACACTCCCGGTACTCCTAGGGACAATTTTGTTTACACCAGAGAGCAACTACAACAAACAGGACAACTGGAACCAGGGGGTTGGCTAGGGGGACTGCGGACGGAAAGCTTAGCCAATGGCGAAAAAATCGCCTTGGGTTTTTACCATTGGTTAGTGGCGGGTACCACCGATGCCAAGCTGGGCGACAATGTCAAAACGCCCAATCCCAATAACCGTTTGCTGAAGGGGCTGGATAGTCCCATGGGCACCGAGCATGGTCTTTCCAAGTTTCCCTATATTCGGGAAGGGCGCAGAATCATTGGCCGGCCGGATTTTATTTACCCCAACGGATTTGAAATCAATGAAACGGATATTTCCCGCCAGGATTTTAAAGACGATTTTTACCGGGAAAATCTTTCTCCTAGGGATTACCGTCGTTTACACGCAGAGCTAGCGGGCATTGACGGTTTGGATGTGCTTGATGGTAGCCTTTCCCCCGATGCAGTGGAGCGTCGCCAGCGGGCCACCATGTATCCTGATTCCGTGGGCATTGGCCATTACAACATTGATTTTCATCCCTGTTATCTGGAATATCCAGTGGAAAAACCCGGCAACATCGAGCGACCGGGGGAACGCCAAGCCCATACTCCTTCCTACCCGTTCCAAATTCCCCTGCGGGCCATGATTCCCCAACGCGTCGATAATCTCTTAGTGGTGGGAAAAACCATTGCCACTAGTCATATTGCGGCGGCGGCCTATCGGGTGCATTCCTTTGAATGGTCTTCTGGGGCGGCGGCGGGTATTGTGGCGGCGGATGCGTTGCAAAATGATTATTTACCCTATCAATTGGTAAATCAAACCGCTTTAATTGCCAATCAAAAATTGTTACAGTTGCGGCGCAAAATTGACAGTACTGGCAACCCGACAGCTTTTCCCAACACGTCTATTTTCACCAGCTTTGAAAATTGGAAATAG
- a CDS encoding DUF2808 domain-containing protein produces the protein MSMPSMPKFSQAKLSKKLLALLSLSGVLVMGLPAIGFAQGNSGFTIFSGVDNRSDILDYYLQFNGRSGQRDRYKLYIPAKKMTQGAKVLYVSYPENFDGTFDVDKVRVETKRQGNIEIEDVVWDKESRFLQIVLAEPAEPNSQVTITLSNVTNPSLGTYYMVADAMVSGDIPVRVYLGTWIVSINR, from the coding sequence ATGTCTATGCCATCTATGCCTAAATTTTCCCAAGCTAAATTGTCCAAAAAACTACTCGCGCTTCTCTCCCTAAGTGGTGTTTTGGTGATGGGGTTGCCTGCCATTGGTTTTGCCCAAGGTAACTCTGGATTCACTATTTTTAGTGGGGTGGATAATCGTAGCGATATTCTGGATTACTACTTACAATTCAACGGTCGTTCTGGTCAAAGGGACCGCTATAAACTGTATATCCCCGCCAAGAAAATGACCCAGGGGGCGAAAGTTCTATACGTTTCCTACCCCGAAAATTTTGATGGCACTTTCGATGTAGATAAAGTCCGGGTTGAAACTAAACGCCAGGGAAACATTGAAATTGAAGATGTGGTTTGGGACAAAGAAAGTCGCTTTTTACAGATTGTTTTGGCAGAGCCAGCAGAACCCAACAGTCAGGTGACCATTACCCTTTCCAATGTTACTAACCCCAGCCTTGGAACTTATTACATGGTGGCCGATGCCATGGTATCCGGTGATATTCCCGTCCGAGTTTATTTAGGGACTTGGATTGTGAGTATTAACCGCTAG
- a CDS encoding ribose-phosphate pyrophosphokinase — MSAVSRIATLTRQSMLSALSDNNRLRLFSGSSNPSLSQEVARYLGMDIGPMLRKRFADGELYIQIQESIRGGDVYLIQPCCHPVNDNLMELLIMIDACRRASARQITAVLPYYGYARADRKTAGRESISAKLVANLITGAGAQRVLAMDLHSAQIQGYFDIPCDHMYGSPVIIDYLKSKQLTDLVVVSPDVGGVARARAFAKKLNDAPLAIIDKRRQSHNVAEVLNLIGDVDGKTAVLVDDMIDTAGTLSEGSRLLRAQGARQVYACATHAVFSEPAINRLSGGLFEEVIVTNTIPVPDDHHFPQLTILSVANLIGEAIWRIHEESSVSSMFR, encoded by the coding sequence GTGTCTGCCGTGAGCCGTATCGCTACTTTAACACGTCAATCGATGCTGTCTGCCTTATCTGACAACAATCGCTTACGTCTTTTTTCCGGATCATCCAACCCATCTTTATCCCAAGAAGTGGCCCGTTATTTGGGCATGGACATCGGCCCCATGTTGCGGAAACGGTTTGCCGATGGAGAACTCTACATTCAAATCCAGGAATCCATTCGGGGCGGTGACGTTTATCTGATCCAACCCTGCTGCCATCCGGTTAACGATAACTTGATGGAATTGCTGATCATGATCGATGCCTGCCGTCGTGCTTCAGCCCGCCAGATTACCGCCGTGTTGCCCTATTACGGTTATGCGAGGGCAGATCGTAAAACCGCTGGTCGGGAATCCATCTCGGCCAAGTTAGTTGCTAATCTCATCACCGGTGCCGGGGCCCAACGGGTTTTAGCTATGGACCTCCACTCTGCCCAGATCCAGGGTTATTTTGACATTCCCTGCGACCACATGTACGGTTCCCCCGTTATTATCGACTACCTAAAAAGTAAGCAACTAACTGACTTAGTGGTGGTTTCCCCCGACGTGGGAGGGGTAGCCCGGGCTCGGGCCTTTGCCAAAAAGTTAAACGATGCCCCCCTGGCCATTATTGATAAACGTCGTCAGAGCCATAACGTTGCAGAAGTATTAAATCTCATAGGTGACGTGGACGGAAAAACCGCCGTGCTAGTGGATGACATGATCGACACCGCTGGTACTTTGTCGGAAGGCTCCCGTTTGCTCCGGGCCCAGGGCGCTCGTCAGGTCTATGCCTGTGCCACCCATGCTGTTTTCTCGGAGCCGGCCATCAATCGCCTTTCTGGTGGCTTGTTTGAAGAGGTGATTGTTACCAATACCATTCCCGTGCCTGACGATCATCATTTTCCCCAACTGACTATTCTTTCCGTGGCTAATTTAATTGGGGAAGCGATTTGGCGCATCCACGAGGAAAGCTCCGTCAGCAGTATGTTCCGCTAG
- the bioD gene encoding dethiobiotin synthase yields the protein MSNFSRAVDQKTLLVAGCDTGVGKTVTTSALAAYWWKCGKDQSFGLMKLMQTGLGDDELYQQLFGHLTRWDVVTPLKFATPLAPPLAADQEGKTIDLGVVWQTLQTMQQNHDHVLVEALGSLGSPVTHELTVADIAALWRLETILVVPVQLGAMGQAIAQVALARQTKVKLKGLVLSCASPEAEGKVEDWATPAMLESFTHLPVLGIVPYLTESERENLSRLAEITARFGLEKLAYF from the coding sequence ATGTCGAATTTTTCCCGAGCCGTTGACCAAAAAACTTTATTAGTTGCGGGTTGCGACACAGGGGTGGGGAAAACGGTAACTACTTCGGCGTTGGCGGCCTACTGGTGGAAGTGTGGCAAAGATCAGTCTTTCGGACTAATGAAGTTGATGCAGACTGGTCTGGGGGATGACGAGCTTTACCAACAATTATTCGGCCATCTGACCCGCTGGGATGTGGTGACGCCGCTGAAATTTGCTACGCCCCTAGCTCCTCCTTTGGCCGCTGACCAAGAAGGAAAAACCATTGATTTGGGAGTAGTCTGGCAGACTTTGCAGACAATGCAACAAAACCATGACCATGTACTGGTGGAAGCCCTGGGTAGTTTGGGTTCCCCCGTTACCCACGAACTGACAGTGGCGGATATTGCCGCCCTTTGGCGTTTGGAAACTATTTTGGTGGTGCCGGTGCAACTGGGGGCCATGGGCCAGGCGATCGCCCAGGTGGCCTTGGCCAGACAAACTAAGGTCAAACTGAAGGGCTTAGTGCTCAGTTGTGCTAGCCCGGAGGCGGAGGGCAAGGTGGAAGACTGGGCCACTCCAGCTATGTTGGAATCCTTTACCCATTTGCCGGTTTTGGGGATTGTGCCCTACCTAACCGAGTCGGAGCGGGAAAATTTATCTCGTTTAGCGGAGATTACGGCCCGATTTGGCCTGGAAAAATTAGCCTATTTTTAG